In one window of Fictibacillus phosphorivorans DNA:
- a CDS encoding pro-sigmaK processing inhibitor BofA family protein, translated as MEPITVIAILGTIIFVLLLVGAPMRPIRWIGFGITRFCIGALLLFLLNAIGNSYDIHIPINAFTALISGIAGLPGIASLVAIEFFILN; from the coding sequence ATGGAGCCAATAACGGTAATCGCTATTCTTGGAACTATCATCTTTGTCCTGCTTCTAGTAGGTGCTCCAATGCGGCCAATACGCTGGATCGGATTCGGTATTACACGTTTTTGTATTGGTGCACTGTTGCTATTCTTATTAAATGCGATCGGAAACTCATATGATATTCATATTCCGATTAATGCGTTTACGGCGCTGATCTCAGGAATAGCTGGATTACCCGGCATAGCTTCACTAGTAGCCATTGAATTCTTTATCTTGAACTAA